Part of the Engraulis encrasicolus isolate BLACKSEA-1 chromosome 1, IST_EnEncr_1.0, whole genome shotgun sequence genome, agccgcaaatgctgtggcttgaggtatgaggcagtttaaggtgcaaaactcatccacatattcctcttttcatgcagtgttagcaccagcatttggctggttagcaGGTGTTAATGTAGAGCCTCGATTATTAGTTATTAGTAGCTCACGCCACTGGACTGGCCCATATAAATTCAGAGCCAgtctgtaagaaaataaaaacaaatacacaaacgaaattagcatcggcccctgaggactgtcgacccAGCTGGAAAATGGCTTGTATGCCAGAtctagccctgtgtgtgtattcCTTATCCTTACTTCACTGTACAcaatattattctctctctctctctctctctctctctctctctctctctctctctctctctctctctctcagttacaGCATTCTATTAGGTTGTCTGAGGGGAGCCAACTGTTCTGGACGAGTAGAAGTCTATGACGTAGTAGACcagtgggcaagtgtgtgtgacgCACCTTAGGACGTACCTTTGGTGACATGTGTGCGCGCCTTAGGAGGTTATGTTAAAATGGCCATGTGTAAGTTTACCtgatcacatactgtatgtaaagctCTGATTCTGACATTCTGGAATTCTGAGAAGTTCTATCTCTCAATACCGGGTTCTATTCAGTATATTAAGTCAGTGTACATTTCAGGGCACAAATAAGCAAGAACATTGGCATTTATTTATTCCATTCATCTTTAATGAACTAAAGCAAACATGTATATTCATATCAAATTACAGTTTTAACCAAAGTCTTTTTAATCCAACATGATTACGTATTAAGGGCGGAATtttcccgtctccacttaagtcggttttacgcacacaCTTTTTATGCGCTTTGATCCTACGCGTTTTTTCCCCTCTGAAATAtgaccacacccctcgcgcttaactctgCGCTTAACttaaaaacagcgcgtagcccaacatgggcgtgaaatatgctaaatggggggatgagtcttccccgacttcatcagttgtggtttcaaagaaaccacggagcatggattttcagattaaccatgtgaaaacctcggcagtccattgagatccaaaactgaactttaactttgaatttagaacgacgtgccaaaagtcctcgtgcaaaagcatctcaaaatctaacctcattttcacaaacacaaggcgagtagtggaggtgagatattgagacggaaacgcaatgtgtacctttggcgggaactgagctgagcgttttggtgcgcaacaggttgattgaaataataaacacgatgaaacgtttggttaaaaaaggagtttggtgtgttgcctaaAGTCCGGAAaataaaaactgatttaaaaggctgatcattgcctctgaatttccacagtaacagccacattgtatttgctgacttttaaaagcgcttctccgcttctctgtacagtaacatgacattaatatcattggaaatatgtggatcccAGCTGTCCGTCAGTATatgacacttacatgcatgctgaagaacaaACAAGGAAATCggaaaaaaacggagactttatatgcTGTCGCACACATGGAAATGAATTGGTCATGCATGTGTGACAGATTggtctacacccctcaatctgactgattttggccctttgtctgtgattggctggcccattactggcaggacttttatgttgataaatgtagtttttggacgtgacgtgggtctctctttccgccccgctgttgttttgccggcaaaggacgccggctggcgcgtgagctgctgctagccgtgatcattatccggtagatttggtaccttcaggtaggcatttaacattcatactttatgatgtgtccgatcgccgtattgtctgaattacggacctgattatgtgactgcattccacttctagccattcttgcgtggaactgcactctgctgtgaactggcgtTCAATTTGCGCTGCCTTTACTGCACCGGTGTGTACctccttggttggtgtgttgccccatcatctgtgccctgtggcaggcctgattcgtGGTGCTTACTGCCGGCTTTGGAGTGGCCACAGTGGTTGGCCCCTGggtacctgactgcagtcagtggatggtaagctggcctatgctacgttgatgttgttgctccgatggtaacgatgaccttagtcactaaatctaccctcactttcctcagtgtgtggtccaaattgcgattgttccgaaccacggatccatgatcgggttagcggtgcctctctgacgccgtgggattgctagctacactcctcggaggctgctgttttgttgccgtcacactctgcgccggttccgactggctccacctgctcgtcctgattttgtttggtttaatttattattattatttttattttcgggcccgtttcttgggacgccagcctcctcgctgcgcactgcgcaggtctagttacctgtgtgtgttgtgagtgcgtgtgtgtctgcgtctgtatgcgtgtgtggttaTCATCCTCTAGGCACGGCACCAggaggcaagtgtacacccccttcagtcaacctacggcggtgtattctcccctctctcttgctacacgaaagttaagttgcatctagtcatcactgtgtatgcaaattgtgtaatacattagtaCGTGTCATTCTCGCTTTTGAgtgtccctctcttttctcctccctggataggtatggagttgccatagcgcgccggtctccgggtggtggattccctcacttttccattgctgtgtgcacttgggtgactattactattttgctgtgtgtagtagtagtagtagatgtgtgttttctttttatttcgtgtgagtactttattgtgtgtgtttattttgtgtggccttttccctagtctttatctatcccttttcaaccgtgctgctattggttagcctaagcctagctttcccccccccctttaagagtgacaccattgccctgtctcccccgtaTTGGGGGCGGTTCGTACGATTGAGTgtagcctcccttcctctctcgcaaaggtgccgtgcgtgtgtatgcgtggtgtgtgtgtgtggccagtggccatattgctccacataacgACCCGCCTGTGGGTgtctaatagggatcagtgcaatattgtcGAATGCAATTCATTCATATTGTATTTTCTAATGTATTACTATTTGTCCCTTGCATCACCACTGCATATTTGCACACCTGACCTCAATGACCTGGATGTATATTTTATTGATCTGTATGactattgtatttgtgaaaagagaataaactcctgcctaagagtgctccgaacctgtgtcctggtttactaatttggggggtaatttcactcctaggttgtcttcccccaccctaggtggcgtagtcgtgcaagagctgagttgaatttaattaactgtaaacgtgccactgttacacatgcaacgccaagccaggatttaaacacgcagctgatgccaaagacatgctctgatatgtaggcctacctttttacgtttagttaTAATGAGATACGGGAAATATTTTGTGtcgtacaaaaacagataggacaacctgtaacCTACCTCTGTAGGTCGtggctttgtatgtcgggcatcagttcaggcttcatcacatatgcacgagttccaataaatcgcaaaaggttaggagttgcaataaaaaccacaacatagtaaaaaatggtgaatagtaaaaatgaaaatgaataggcatactttgggtggctgtttggaCGACTGAAACGTCAGTCTTTAGTCTGAAgtgccttgtcaatttgcgcatggtgcaacgaggtgtttttggttttggttaccgtccgtggacaCAAGATGATGATCCTCAAactgattaattcattaattgttttTGTTTGGAAGTTcttcgatatgagaacatgctctgggcagctggtgatattttgtcacagttaatggaacagtgaatgaatttcgatttggacccacgctgacggtaaggaacatcagcaaagcataggcctaccgtgtaacatgctcaaaatgccaagcgagcatcaaatgcaatattacattttacctcatagtggcgcttgaccttactacagcccttcgaTGCGCGTAAAGGAAAAGGTgcgtaagtggacgggagaatacgcttaggattgatttacatgagaaacaccctgattttggcctggccccacccaaagtgcgcaactgatcATATCCTGCGTAAGCCCCGCTTAATCACTGACTTGAATCAGCTTGGAGGCGCTGTTGCGCTTTTTTTTTTGACTtacgcgggtgggagaattccgccctaagtgATTAAACATAAGATATTAACTGAGTATTATTATTCTTACATCAACAGTGACAGGGATCAACCACACATAAAAGAAAATAGACGAAAGTACATACAATCCATGAACTGAAATCTCTATGACTGCTAGCAGAGGCAACGAATGGCACACAAAATCAGGAATTTATTACATAATATAAACATAATAGTACAAAGTATAGAAAAAAGAACATAGAGTACCCTAAATGAAGTACAAAACATGAGTCTACTAAAATACTTACACAAATTATCTGTAGCATTACTAAAATATAATCAAACAGTGCTTGCAACAAAAGTCTATGGAATTTTCTATGTCTAGTTAGGCCAATAGGGGCAACAAGGGATCAGGGCTGGAATGGTTCCAAACCCAGGGTACCACCATCATGGGACAAGGGGGGGCAGGGGAGGATTAAAAGTTAAATCCACAACCACATCCCCAAATAGGGATCAAAGGCAATTTCCATCCAGAACATAGATAATGTAGTAAACTAAAGTCTGAAAAGAGATTATGCTGTtataagttaaagggacactgtgtgagatttttagttgtttatttccagaattcacgctgccgattcactaatgttacctttttcatgaatacttaccaccaccatcaaattctaagtattcattatgacaggaaacattgcacttttcatgaaaagggggatcttctccatggtctgccattttgagtttccaaaaatagccattttgagtttccaaaaatgactgtacttggaccatactacttAATACATACTTAacatttcatgttaagatcaaagttggcaataggcagcccagtttcaatgagcagcatagttgcagtacctcttttgaccatttcctgcacagtgtccctttaaagacagcAGATGCTTCTTTCCTCTGGCGATCCAAGGTTATGAACATGGTAGTCCTGAAAACTATTTTTTACGCCTcttttattttactagggtagtcacattaaGGCAATTGCCTACTGGCTATTGAATTTTCACAAGGAAAATGTTTGCTCCTTACCTCTGAATAAAACCACAATAATGAAAAAGCCAAGAATTAAGTTAAGCGATAAAACCGGCTTTGTCAACATACAATTTTAAAACCACTAATAGCCTTCTGGTCTCATTTACTAAGAGAGCGAAGCcattacaaagtacataattAGCATGTACATATTCACTGCTTTTAATCTTcctctaggtcagtgtttctcaaacctcttcagaccgaggaccacttggtCCCTtgtaaaatgttcagggaccacctgtcaactaaattaacagttgacaggtgctaatttgacactgctaatttcacttaatttttatttattacaagcctgtgttattgtggtgaaaataagacttcagctatgtttaggttTGTAATTagtttacaaatatagcctactgctagcttgtcttggaaaagtagaattcctctcgcggaccacctgagctctgttgtggaccaccagtggtccccggaccacactttgagaatcactgctctagcttAACTTAAGACTTTAGAATACAACTGACATAATTGAGTATGGGCAAAGTATATGTCTAATGATACATTTGTAATGACCAATTGACAGCCATGGGCTATCGTAAGCCAtacctttcctacgagaaatcTCACTTGTGAGTTAGTCTGGTGTTATCCAAAGGCAAACTTAGTGTTTACTACTGAACCTGGACGTGGAATTATTTCCTGAACCGGCTCCAGAACTCCCGTTGCACCTGGACAAACAGAACACAGACATGTGTGTGCTGGTAAGTAAATATCAACAATAATATGTCATGATAAACAGCAGGGGTacagtcagcagcagcagtgccacCTGAATAGTTAGGTCTCTAATTCAATGATGATGTGACATACACATGTGTTATAGATTTATTTGTATGCATATTTTGAATAGGCTTGTGTTCCTTTATTTGATATGGAAGGAGGAAACAAGTGGGGATAAATAGAGACATGGATGAGGAAATAACCTCCGGTCTGAATTGACAGTTTTaccaaattaaattaaattacaaAAGCAAAAGAGTTGAGGATAATTAATAAATAGCATCAAAGTAGCATCAAAAGAGGAAAAAGCCCACATGGCAACTACACAAAACAGCTCTTTGTCAACCTTTTGAAAAAACAATGCCAATAGCAAAGGGTCTATAGAAAATTGTTACCTCCTGGTTGAGAACACAGTGTAGCAGGAAGATGAAGGTGCCCTGCTGGCTGCTGAGGACATGGAAGACGATATCCAAAGCCTTGTTGTCTGTGACAAAGAATCCCAGAATCCAGGGAGCACCAATGATCACTGACTGCATGAGGGTTTTAAACACCAATGTTCTGCATGGTGGAAAAGGACATTCTTCATTAACGCCAAGATTCTACAGTACGTGAAGGAAAGAAACATTCTTGATGCATTCTAAACACTAACATTCTACAAGGAAGAAACGAACATTGATGATATATTCTACATGGAGGAAAAAGAACATGGCTGAGGAAGTGGTTTTGCTCTAACAGCATGGAGCATGTTTTAACAGTTGATTATGAAATGAGAAATGAAATTACTTCTTAACTTTcgccaaaaaaaatgtttttatgatcACCTGTTTAGTTTGGCATTGGCATGCTGCATCTTTGATATGGCGCTGCGCAGGTAGATGAGaatgatgaagaagaggatggTGTTCATCTAGTTTGGATAAACAGTGGAAGAGAtgcacaaattacacacacaggtcTCGACACACAGGTCTGGTCTTCTTTTATGAACTGGGAACAGGTTTAGTCTTCTTTTGTGACAGCTGTATTTTAGACTAATTTATTTTGATTTTCAAAAAGATGAACATAGAATGATTGCGAAACTAAATGGGTACTACACAGGTCTGGCAAGTcagaaatacataggcctacatacatgagACTATACACAGTTTAATCCTCAAGTGCCAGTAAAATATTAAACAAATGCTGTGCTTAacgttcacccattcacactgacattcacacaccggtggcaatggctgccacacagggtaccaccctgccaccaggagcaacttagggttaagtatcttgatcaaggacacatcgatggggtcaggtagAGCAGGGctggaacctgcaaccttctggttgccgaacggtTCCTCTGCCACCTGAACCACCACCGCAGATTAATAATTAACtaacaattataataataataataataaatgtgagTACATTTAATACATTGAatgaatacatttaaaatatatgcatagacaaataaatacagtatagtaTTGTATAATCAAACCCAACATACcccaagcacacagcacacaggaccaAGAAAACTCCACATGAAACCGTTGTCAAATTTCAACCAGCACCTAAAGACCAAGACCAGATAGGCAAGGCTACAATTATTACTTTATATTCTTATTCAAAGACCTACTTGTTCAGTTAtgttttgtgattggctgatagccattGTAAATTGAACATTACAACACAGATAGTTCTACTGCCGCTTTAATAAACAATTCCACATCATTCCGCATCATTCCACTGCAGTTGTTCGGTTTATTAGTTTACAATTCCAGAGGGGCATTCCAATAGGCCAGTTCAGTGGTAAATTATGATAAATTAACCTTTAGGGAGTTTTAAATCATATAAAAGAAGAGCCTGGCGCCTTCGTTTTCATTATTAGCAGGTGTATCATTGTTGAAGGTTAACTTGTGGAATATGCTCCTGGATACTCTTTTTGAAATCATGAATAAATATTGCTTACTTGTCACTCCCGTAACCCTCAGGCACCAGCCCTGCTGAAATGGCAACAACAGCAAAGGGAGCTCCGTAACCAACCAGACACTGATATCCCCAGTGAGGTCCGCTGTTCTGGGCGGATCTGAATTCTTTGAGTCTCAGCACTGAGCGCAGGAGCCAGATGGTCTCCAGGAACATCCAAGCAAAGGAGCTGAGGAACAGGACGTGGAGGACTCCTGACAGCACTGAGCAAACCACCTGCACAGAGAACCAACATGCTGATTTGAAATCTATTTGTGCTTTGGAATATACTGTCACAACTGGGTACAGGGTGGTGTCGTCAAGATCCAAAAACTAAGCTTGACAGAATATTACGTCTAATGATAGATAATATATTTTCTTTAATTTCCCAGGCTGCTGAACCATACGTTTCTAAGCACCTTGTGAGGGCTGATGAGGTGGATGAACTCTTGCACgagcaggaagaggagatgggacaGCAGCAGACTGGCACAGAGGTTCACGCGAGCTGGAGTTGCCACGGTAGTCTTCTTATGGCAGAGGGCAAAGGTCAGCAACGCCAGGGTCAGGGAGCCCAAGCCAACAGCCACAAGGATCCTGTTCAAAAGCGTCATTGCCTGTTCTGGCTACACATGGACATATGAAGAGGACAATAAGGTCTCATCATGTACATACCATGTTCATCAGCTCCATAATGTTATCGGCTACATGTACGCAAAGGTGTCAAATGTATAAGTAAAAGTTAAGAAACAAAACAGTGTCCTtcaaacacaggtaacttatatgAGCCATTACAGCCAGTGTGCTTGTCTTAACATAAGTTGACCTCTCTTTTACTTTTACCCTCAACATCTCTGCTTGTGCAGTCAAGATTATAGATACACCAGACATAACTTGACATACAGAAACTGTAACTGCATACCATTCATTTGTCTTGCTGACTGTGCTGTTGATATCCAAAACCTTCCCTCATGCTTGCTACCACAGAGGAGAACTTGTCATAGATATCAAACACCAGATGTCTTGCTGACTACCCCTCTCCATTGAAGCACAATAGACTTTATTATTTGTACATGGGTAAGTCTGAAGGCACAAGGCTGAACACcatgagtgcattacaatatgcggccttgcatcctgcacttgtgcttgtttcctcgccccgcctcctggcccctcctccgtggagaaatcgtagagtttcccagctgtcggcctagccacaacaacttttgagggactgtttttcattcaccgtcccaattgcaaatgagaagaaggctttacaattgagcttttgcaagatattgaattataatgctgtggtcagtgatgtcatcatgacatattacttcctggtacaaggagaccagcacaagtggaggaggcaaggtcgcatattgtaacgcactccatgTCCCTTGTATGCATATCAAGGAGGACATTAATCTTACTCACCTCTGGAGGGCGCTCGGTCTGCATGATCAAACTGAAGGTGGAGAAGTGCACACATGTGCAGATGGTGTGGGTGGAGTTGGTGTCGGTCACATCACAGCCGTCCACCAACCAGGCGCTGCCATTCCAGTAGACACAGGACATCTGGCCCAGTGGATCCGCCTCCTGGGGACAAGGAAAATAGTCAATAGCATTTAATTCAAGACGTTCAATCCCTCTAAACTTGTTGCCAGTTGTAGAATTGGAGCTCAATTCAAGAGAGACTGTAATTACAGAATTGAGCTTGATTTGGTTGACTGACATAGCCTGGCTATCATGACTGCaaggcttttttcttttttagaaTTATTGATGTTTGCTTTGTCCAGCCACATTCAGAGGCTTTGATAGATAGAGGTTTAAAAAAGAATGTCTACCATTTTCCACATGTTATTGTCTTTCTCATGctacccttcacttgtcagtGCCCAACaacacatgttgttgttgttgtttttttgtttttttagtttaGCCCTTTTCGATAAATCAGATGAAAAACCTGTTTAACCCCTTTTTGCAGAGTCTATGTTATCACattaatgtcaccaaaattgcaacgaccaagtcttaatctattaCGTAAACCTCTCAGTAATAAATGAATGAGTCTGACTGGCTTAATTCTTATTCAATTTGAATCTGTGTAGTAAGAACAAAGTAAGACTTTGCATGTAAGGCAAAATGGGGCCATACTGATAGACCTACTACATCATTGTcctacagtaacatacagtagcaTTGTCTGGATtactgacctgactgtgtttaattGTGAATTTAGCTGGGCTTTTTAATGCTTTGTTGTGGGTTTTGGGCAGGGAGGCTGACAAAACAGGTGACATCATGGTCTTCACTGTGGCATTGATGGAGTGGAAAAAGTCTGCGTGCAAAATGGAACTCATCGTCTTGAGGGTTGTCAAGGCAACAGCTGCCGATCCTGACAGGAAAAACATTTAGCTACTTCAGTTAGATCTGACATTACCACAGTAACTGCAACCGATTACTCCATGATACCACCTGTGCACAATATACCCCAATGATTCAAAAGCTATACCCACCATTGTTGTTTTTTGCAATGCCTATGAGGTCTATATCCAACATTATGTTTTCATTTTCAACTTTGGAGATGTCTTTCTCAGTGGTGTTTTTTCCAATGGCAAACGTGTTAACAtctgaaagaagaagaagaaaaaatacaatATATCATCCCAGTTGTCTTTTAAAGATAAGTCCACCCTACGTTTTGAGAGAACTGTAGAGATAAGTGAAAGAGAATTTGACTGCACTTGGCTGCACTGTTTTTGTTTAGCCTGACTCCCTGCTCTGAACAATGGTGAGGGAGTatagaggaaggaaagagaggtagaggaaggaaagagaggtagaggaagagtcAAAGATGCAGGACAGGGAGTGTGTTTACACCTATGGGTATGGATGAAAGAGGCGGCACCTGCTGCATGGTCTTGGCTGAATCCCTGCTCTGAGGGAAgttgagggagaggtagagagagtgggaTATGGATGAAAGagactacaccagtggttttGATAATGATTGACTCCCTGCTCTGAGGAAAGGTAAAGGAGAGTTAGACAAAGGGGGCGATGCATGAAAGATAGTCTTCGCTGACTGATTCCCTACTCCGAGGAAAGATAAAGGAGAGTGACAATATGGCAGCGATGCATGAAAGAGAGTCTTCGATGCACCTGTGGTGTTGGTTTTCACTGACTTCCTGCTCTGCGTTGGGGTCGGCTTCACCAGCGTCCCAACCAGCTTCTCTGAGGAGTCCAGCACGTTATTGGCTGCAGCCACCAACTCCTCCGGACTGGCCCCCTCAGACACCTCGGGCAGGGTGGTCTCCAAACTCTGCAGCAGAGACTCCACTTCCTGCAGCACAAAACGTTTTACTCTATCTGAAGTGAGGAAAATCTCCAAGTGCTGAGGAATTGTAGAAAAAACTCTTTGGCGAACAAAGCATCATCAAAAGGGATGATGTTGAAGTAGGGTGACCAAATTGTCCGTATTTTCCGGGACAGCCCCTCCCCTCAACTATCCAACCTACCATCCTCGCGCAGCACCCATCTCTTCAACTCgctgaccaaagaaactcaagagaaagaacaatctcatggcggggaatgcattggccacggtgtagtacgggggcgttgcctgaggacacgagtggatggaaaattaactcccttgcgcatggtcattggtcatccatccacgatggatgccattttcgtactccgtaatttgtggccaagtaacggcagctgttggtcagcagtaattgctgggggtaattaaggacagctgacagacattcacgctgtcctatgacctgttccacagtgaataacatttccgtactcccctcgccatcatttcctactacgctgttatgacgtgagtaagccctcttgtctcaagcctctttgtcgctgactccccgcctccatggagaaaacaatcaagtcggcatttaaagtggtggttcgctattttagacattaagccctgtttgtgtgacttctggggtgaagtagagatgttctcatcacaattttgacatttggtgctgaacggagcatttgggtatccaagactgcagcccccccacctttacattgactccaatagagcactccagcaatcgattataaaatggcattaaacttttgtttgagaagacatggaactcaccgtgtggtcagtggtagacagcgataaattgacccgaaaattgcagcgaaatatgccttctaactgttgtttagcatttggcggacctatttttccccagacgctgtTGAatagtagacatccagccagtaggtagcgatagtgtgttgtttgtgtagacatcaaggagcgaggtagaacggctatctttgagcgggactggctacaaaaaatacagcttgcatacaaaccatagatagtaacgtaaacaaacgcacccccatttccggtcgcgcgcaGTAATACTAGTCAagccaatacaatcaatgaagacggacaataatgataatatatcttctctggaagcgtatttcgcagtgattttcgagccaacgtatcgctgcccacctttgaccactcggtgagtttcatgtctctgcaaacgaaagtttaatgccattttatgatcgattgcttgagtgcttcattggagtcaatgtaaaggtgggggggctgcagtcttgaatacccaaatgctccgttcagcaccaaatgtcaaaattatgatgagaacatctctacttcaccccagaagtcacacaaacagggcttaatgtctaaaatagcgaaccaccactttaaataCTAGGCCGAAGTCAGGGTgaaggggtccgtttctcgattcttgtcgtcgctgaccgtcttaaagggacagtttggtcaatttcaacatgcagttgtattgctcacgctacccttgacttgtcagtacctggtgatgccacatttttcggctcagccctttcctagatatgagcaattctaatgggggcagcgtttgtttacatttttaaaaaatgaaacataggccaactccaaatattttcccaaaaggtactgctgtttgctagttgtctgctgatgttttataacattttggatgtttttgggaataaataaaaatgtttttttgaaatgtaaacaaagagctgcccccat contains:
- the LOC134454022 gene encoding adhesion G protein-coupled receptor E3-like isoform X2; this encodes MLDIDLIGIAKNNNGSAAVALTTLKTMSSILHADFFHSINATVKTMMSPVLSASLPKTHNKALKSPAKFTIKHSQEADPLGQMSCVYWNGSAWLVDGCDVTDTNSTHTICTCVHFSTFSLIMQTERPPEPEQAMTLLNRILVAVGLGSLTLALLTFALCHKKTTVATPARVNLCASLLLSHLLFLLVQEFIHLISPHKVVCSVLSGVLHVLFLSSFAWMFLETIWLLRSVLRLKEFRSAQNSGPHWGYQCLVGYGAPFAVVAISAGLVPEGYGSDKCWLKFDNGFMWSFLGPVCCVLGMNTILFFIILIYLRSAISKMQHANAKLNRTLVFKTLMQSVIIGAPWILGFFVTDNKALDIVFHVLSSQQGTFIFLLHCVLNQEVQREFWSRFRK
- the LOC134454022 gene encoding adhesion G protein-coupled receptor E3-like isoform X1; translated protein: MLDIDLIGIAKNNNGSAAVALTTLKTMSSILHADFFHSINATVKTMMSPVLSASLPKTHNKALKSPAKFTIKHSQEADPLGQMSCVYWNGSAWLVDGCDVTDTNSTHTICTCVHFSTFSLIMQTERPPEPEQAMTLLNRILVAVGLGSLTLALLTFALCHKKTTVATPARVNLCASLLLSHLLFLLVQEFIHLISPHKVVCSVLSGVLHVLFLSSFAWMFLETIWLLRSVLRLKEFRSAQNSGPHWGYQCLVGYGAPFAVVAISAGLVPEGYGSDKCWLKFDKGFVWSFLGPVCCVLGMNTIIFFTILIHLRSAISKMQHANAKLNRTLVFKTLIQTVIIGAPWILGFFTKDSDALDIIFHVLSSQQGTFIFLLHCVLNQEVQREYWSWFRKFFHANRRQ